A window of the Gemmatirosa kalamazoonensis genome harbors these coding sequences:
- the eno gene encoding phosphopyruvate hydratase has translation MSTIIDVTAREILDSRGNPTIEVDVTLESGAAGRAAVPSGASTGEHEALELRDGDAKRYLGKGVQQAVTNVIEVIAPALNGVEASEQIGVDRLMLDLDGTENKGKLGANAILGVSMAVARAAANEQELPLYRYLGGPMARVLPVPMMNILNGGAHATNTVDFQEYMVVPVGAESFAEALRMGAEVFHALKKVLVGRKLSTGVGDEGGFAPDLASDEDAIKVVLEAIDKAGYAAGKDMALALDCAASELHKGGTYTFKKSGGKARDAAGMVELYAEWAEKYPIVSIEDGLAEDDWDGWAKLTETLGSRVQLVGDDLFVTNSERLARGIADDVANAILVKVNQIGTLTETLEAIEMARANGYNSIISHRSGETEDTFIADLAVATNAGQIKTGSASRSDRVAKYNQLLRIEEQLGDVAEFAAGGPFGL, from the coding sequence ATGTCCACGATCATCGACGTCACCGCCCGCGAGATCCTCGACAGCCGCGGCAACCCGACCATCGAGGTCGACGTCACGCTGGAGAGCGGTGCCGCGGGCCGCGCCGCCGTGCCGAGCGGCGCATCGACGGGCGAGCACGAGGCGCTCGAGCTGCGCGACGGCGACGCGAAGCGCTACCTCGGCAAGGGCGTGCAGCAGGCGGTGACGAACGTGATCGAGGTGATCGCGCCGGCGCTGAACGGCGTCGAGGCGTCGGAGCAGATCGGCGTCGACCGGCTGATGCTCGATCTCGACGGCACGGAGAACAAGGGCAAGCTCGGCGCGAACGCGATCCTCGGCGTGTCGATGGCCGTCGCGCGCGCGGCGGCGAACGAGCAGGAGCTGCCGCTGTACCGCTACCTCGGCGGGCCGATGGCGCGCGTGCTGCCCGTGCCGATGATGAACATCCTCAACGGCGGCGCGCACGCGACGAACACCGTCGACTTCCAGGAGTACATGGTCGTCCCCGTCGGCGCGGAGTCGTTCGCCGAGGCGCTGCGGATGGGCGCCGAGGTGTTCCACGCGCTGAAGAAGGTGCTCGTCGGCCGCAAGCTCTCCACCGGCGTCGGCGACGAAGGCGGCTTCGCGCCCGACCTGGCGAGCGACGAGGACGCGATCAAGGTCGTGCTCGAGGCGATCGACAAGGCCGGCTACGCGGCGGGGAAGGACATGGCGCTCGCGCTCGACTGCGCCGCGTCGGAGCTGCACAAGGGCGGCACGTACACGTTCAAGAAGAGCGGCGGCAAGGCGCGTGACGCCGCCGGCATGGTGGAGCTGTACGCCGAGTGGGCGGAGAAGTATCCGATCGTGTCGATCGAGGACGGCCTCGCCGAGGACGACTGGGACGGCTGGGCGAAGCTGACCGAGACGTTAGGCAGCCGAGTGCAGCTCGTGGGCGACGACCTGTTCGTGACGAACAGCGAGCGGCTCGCCCGCGGCATCGCGGACGACGTCGCGAATGCCATCCTCGTGAAGGTGAACCAGATCGGCACGCTCACCGAGACGCTCGAGGCGATCGAGATGGCGCGCGCGAACGGGTACAACTCCATCATCTCGCACCGCTCCGGTGAGACCGAGGACACGTTCATCGCCGATCTCGCGGTCGCGACGAACGCGGGGCAGATCAAGACGGGCTCCGCGTCGCGCTCCGATCGCGTCGCGAAGTACAACCAGCTCCTGCGCATCGAGGAGCAGCTCGGCGACGTCGCGGAGTTCGCCGCGGGCGGGCCGTTCGGCCTCTGA
- a CDS encoding FtsB family cell division protein yields MIRKLLIGAIVLGVVVYALQGGEYGTTDLLRQRARKKSLLAGIDSLQRQVDSLGALQKRLETDPALQERIAREEFGMVRGEKELLYRFADPRPDADSTKRGP; encoded by the coding sequence GTGATCCGGAAGCTTCTCATCGGCGCCATCGTGCTCGGCGTGGTGGTGTACGCGCTCCAGGGGGGCGAGTACGGCACCACCGACCTGCTGCGGCAGCGTGCGCGCAAGAAGTCGTTGCTCGCCGGCATCGACTCCCTGCAGCGGCAGGTCGACTCGCTCGGCGCGCTGCAGAAGCGACTCGAGACCGATCCCGCGCTGCAGGAGCGCATCGCGCGCGAGGAGTTCGGGATGGTGCGCGGAGAGAAGGAGCTGCTGTACCGTTTCGCGGACCCGCGGCCCGACGCCGACTCCACGAAGCGCGGGCCTTGA
- a CDS encoding phosphoribosyltransferase: MAARFRDRVDAGRRLAVELRSYRNDPDVRVLALPRGGVPVAYEVARELHAPLDVFIVRKLGLPQFPELAMGAIASGGVMVLDDDLVRRAGVTDAQLRAVADVERRELARREERYRGGRGAPDVAGRTVILVDDGLATGSTMRAAISAVRQEGAKRVVVAVPIAPPETCETLRMEADDTVCALTPEPFVAVGRWYEDFTQTSDEEVQELLADARAFTSAPRSRMPLPLPMDPLDAAAEWKTPP, translated from the coding sequence ATGGCTGCACGATTCCGCGACCGCGTCGACGCAGGGCGGCGACTCGCCGTCGAGCTGCGCTCCTACCGGAACGATCCCGACGTGCGCGTGCTCGCGCTGCCGCGCGGCGGCGTGCCGGTGGCGTACGAGGTGGCGCGCGAGCTCCACGCGCCGCTCGACGTGTTCATCGTGCGCAAGCTCGGCCTGCCGCAGTTCCCGGAGCTCGCGATGGGCGCGATCGCGAGCGGCGGCGTGATGGTGCTGGACGACGATCTCGTTAGGCGGGCCGGCGTCACCGACGCGCAGCTGCGAGCCGTGGCCGACGTGGAGCGGCGCGAGCTCGCGCGCCGGGAGGAGCGTTACCGCGGCGGTCGCGGCGCGCCCGACGTCGCGGGCCGCACGGTGATCCTCGTCGACGACGGGCTCGCGACGGGATCGACCATGCGTGCCGCGATATCGGCCGTGCGTCAGGAGGGGGCGAAGCGCGTGGTCGTCGCCGTGCCGATCGCGCCGCCGGAGACGTGCGAGACGCTGCGCATGGAGGCCGACGACACGGTGTGCGCGCTGACACCCGAGCCGTTCGTCGCCGTCGGCCGCTGGTACGAGGACTTCACGCAGACGAGCGACGAGGAGGTGCAGGAGCTGCTCGCCGACGCGCGTGCGTTCACGTCCGCGCCAAGGTCGCGCATGCCGTTGCCGCTGCCGATGGATCCGCTCGACGCAGCCGCCGAGTGGAAGACTCCCCCGTGA